One Oryza glaberrima chromosome 10, OglaRS2, whole genome shotgun sequence DNA segment encodes these proteins:
- the LOC127785841 gene encoding uncharacterized protein LOC127785841: MAQPPPPPPEFQDAQSRAAAAVAFLGNVKARFRRRPAVYVELCDVLTAYGRDPAAPAAPVLRRTAELLRGHPDLVAEFNAVIYPHNRVELLPAAGDDGDHAAAAARPRRRSDAQRRRPDDAAAAESSAVAAAERRAKVSKAEQFLANLRIVGGVELHDRVEHVIHDVNRDKGLDAHQVYARLEEVLAAEHPYLLHGVDEFFPRPKHQPLPHTAADGEPDADHRPSSSKSKLAAVIDINQNGDATRPSRARATQLRTAAIFDLQINHVDLHLVTTMRRAEELERREPQPHGALKDLFPSRDCHEILEELYGGGWRTVQVTHGDDGGGRAGRTTLAAMLVGLRQRENAAVELARRRADKTRYGEEPAAASGSRPRRHRP; encoded by the exons ATGGcgcagccaccaccgccaccaccggagTTCCAGGACGCCCaatcccgcgccgccgctgcggtgGCATTCCTCGGTAATGTCAAGGCCCGGTTCCGGAGGAGGCCGGCCGTGTACGTCGAGCTCTGCGATGTGCTCACGGCGTACGGCAGagaccccgccgcccccgccgccccggTGCTGCGCCGCACGGCGGAGCTCCTCCGTGGCCACCCTGATCTCGTCGCCGAGTTCAACGCGGTTATTTATCCCCACAACAGGGTCGAGCTCctacccgccgccggcgacgatggtgatcatgcagcagcggcggcaaggCCGCGTCGGAGGAGTGATGCACAGCGGCGCCGCCCGGACgatgccgccgcggcggagagctccgccgtcgccgccgccgagcgacGAGCGAAGGTGTCCAAGGCCGAACAGTTCTTGGCGAACCTGAggatcgtcggcggcgtcgagctccaCGACAGGGTCGAACACGTAATCCACGACGTGAACAGGGACAAAGGGCTGGACGCGCATCAGGTCTACGCCCGGTTGGAGGAAGTCCTCGCCGCGGAACACCCCTACCTGCTCCATGGCGTCGATGAATTCTTCCCTCGACCGAAGCACCAGCCGCTGCCACATACCGCTGCCGACGGCGAGCCGGATGCGGACCACCGGCCGTCGTCATCGAAGTCAAAGCTCGCCGCCGTAATCGACATCAATCAGAACGGCGACGCCACCAGGCCGAGCAGGGCCAGAGCCACGCAGCTCCGCACCGCGGCCATCTTCGACCTCCAAATCAACCACGTCGACCTCCAT CTGGTGACCACCATGAGGCGCGCCGAGGAGCTGGAGAGGAGAGAGCCACAGCCCCATGGCGCCCTCAAGGATCTCTTCCCGAGCCGCGACTGCCATGAGATCCTCGAGGAGCtctacggcggcggctggaggacgGTGCAGGTGAcgcacggcgacgacggtggggGGCGCGCTGGCCGCACGACGTTGGCGGCGATGCTTGTCGGTTTAAGGCAGAGGGAGAACGCCGCCGTGGAGCTTGCAAGGCGCCGCGCGGACAAAACTCGCTACGGTGAAGAACCAGCCGCCGCGTCGGggtcgcggccgcggcgacaCCGGCCGTGA